A genomic window from Salvelinus namaycush isolate Seneca chromosome 5, SaNama_1.0, whole genome shotgun sequence includes:
- the LOC120047482 gene encoding mitochondrial import receptor subunit TOM5 homolog, producing MFKLEGLEPKMDPEEMKKKMRQDVISSVRNFLIYIALLRATPYILKKLDSI from the exons ATGTTTAAACTCGAGGGGTTAGAGCCGAAAATGGACCCAGAGGAGATGAAGAAAAAGATGCGACAGGATGTAATCTCGTCCGTGCGCAATTTTCTAATCTATATTGCCCTTCTCAGAGCCA CTCCGTATATCTTGAAGAAGTTGGACAGCATTTGA